One Manihot esculenta cultivar AM560-2 chromosome 6, M.esculenta_v8, whole genome shotgun sequence DNA segment encodes these proteins:
- the LOC122723829 gene encoding putative non-specific lipid-transfer protein 14 produces MACGMKFQGVKVGLLLMMLLSLAAIVVADIDCSTVTGLLSTCSTFIIYGYPDPLPGSSCCDAMVSLRLMAESGDNRRFVCRCFMGLIAAYNPLGTAIATLPGFCGIHLGFTVYPNTDCTS; encoded by the coding sequence ATGGCCTGCGGAATGAAGTTTCAGGGAGTGAAGGTAGGACTGCTGTTGATGATGCTATTATCATTGGCTGCCATAGTTGTGGCAGACATAGATTGCTCCACAGTGACAGGGCTTCTCTCAACCTGCTCAACGTTCATCATCTATGGCTACCCAGACCCACTTCCGGGTTCGTCATGCTGTGATGCGATGGTGAGCCTGAGGTTGATGGCAGAATCCGGTGATAATAGGAGGTTCGTTTGTAGATGCTTCATGGGCCTGATTGCTGCCTATAATCCATTAGGCACTGCTATTGCTACATTGCCAGGCTTTTGCGGAATACATCTGGGCTTCACTGTTTATCCTAACACAGATTGCACCTCGTAA
- the LOC110618220 gene encoding RHOMBOID-like protein 3: MPGDDIERGGVKSRTNNSYPSPSSPYLIEDNETQWTSWLVPMFVVANVAVFIVVMYINDCPKHFHSRFEGKCVARFLGRFSFEPLRDNPLFGPSSATLKKLGALEWENVVHKHQGWRLVTCVWLHAGIIHLLANMLCLVFIGIRLEQQFGFVRIGIIYLFSGFAGSVLSSLFIRNSISVGASGALFGLLGAMLSELITNWAIYTNKAAALSTLLFIIAINLAIGILPHVDNFAHIGGFLAGFLLGFILLPRPRYGWLERQNLPANVRVKSKYKAYQYALWLVSLVLLIAGFTVALVMLFRGENGNDRCSWCHYMSCVPTSRWDCDENQL, from the exons ATGCCAGGGGATGATATTGAAAGAGGAGGAGTGAAAAGCAGAACAAATAACAGCTACCCATCACCGTCTTCCCCTTATTTGATTGAAGATAATGAAACCCAATGGACCTCGTGGCTTGTTCCTATGTTTGTGGTGGCCAATGTTGCTGTCTTCATTGTTGTCATGTACATCAACGATTGTCCTAAGCATTTTCATTCTCGTTTCGAAGGGAAGTGTGTTGCAAGGTTTCTTGGGAGATTCTCTTTCGAACCCTTGAGAGACAATCCTCTCTTTGGTCCCTCTTCTGCTAC ATTGAAGAAGTTGGGAGCTCTTGAGTGGGAAAATGTTGTGCATAAGCACCAGGGATGGAGGCTTGTTACATGTGTTTGGTTGCATGCGGGTATTATCCACCTTCTCGCAAACATGCTGTGCTTGGTCTTCATTGGTATTCGCCTCGAGCAGCAATTTGGTTTTG TCCGCATTGgtattatttatctattttctgGATTTGCTGGGAGTGTGCTTTCCTCTCTATTTATTAGAAACAGCATCTCTGTTGGTGCCTCTGGTGCACTTTTTGGGCTTCTAGGGGCAATGCTTTCCGAACTAATTACAAACTGGGCTATTTATACTAACAAG GCTGCAGCACTGTCTACACTTCTCTTCATCATAGCCATCAACCTTGCTATTGGAATTCTGCCGCATGTTGATAATTTTGCTCACATTGGTGGATTTCTTGCGGGGTTCCTTCTTGGCTTTATTTTGCTACCTCGTCCTCGATATGGGTGGTTAGAGCGTCAAAATCTCCCTGCCAATGTTAGAGTCAAATCAAAGTACAAGGCCTACCAATACGCGTTATGGCTGGTTTCTCTGGTTCTCCTAATTGCAGG ATTCACAGTTGCACTGGTGATGCTGTTCCGCGGAGAGAATGGGAATGATCGTTGCAGTTGGTGTCACTACATGAGCTGTGTACCCACCTCCAGATGGGACTGTGATGAAAACCAGCTGTAG
- the LOC110617763 gene encoding protein FAR1-RELATED SEQUENCE 5 isoform X1, with protein MIRDGDDLVSPHDEDMDAGLQTSDRLDLNLDQDSVVTQITGAQCSPSSKGDSITDGVLKIGAEFESDEHAYSFYNKYARLVGFSVRKDWVNRSKVHGLVVSRKFTCSKEGYRRKDKRDANVKKHRKETRTGCLAHMIITRQPNGKYRVTHFEAEHNHDNINPNSGQTLSFQKELCVAEAAEADLPSNLGTESNSTFELMNRRFEVFDSLDYIAMDFDNYLQSERIRDMKRGEAGRLLRYFQRLHFENPTFFHAIQVDVDDKISNIFWADDAMVVDYDHFGDVICLDTTYLTNKVIQPFVQFIGVNHHNQAIIFAAALLFDDTVESLKWLLRTFLEAMSRKKPKVIVTDQDAAIVEAIKSVLPETSHRICVWQMFQNALKHLSQALKDTEPLSCDFRSCIYDHNDDEDFVHAWEALLDKYGLQQNEWLRWMFREREKWSIIYGKNSYFLDAKGFHVAEALHKDLRSNLNSDQDALQFFKVFQRMVDKQRLKEIQANDDMTRCMPRLMGNVVLLKHASDIYTPSAFEIFQREYEKCLNFVVSQCSESSLFLIYKVNKFGQSQEYTVTFNPSDDAVNCSCMKFENVGFLCSHALKVLDNRNIKVVPSQYILKRWTKYARVENMRESKEFIAQENPKSVAGIRYKTLCHRMLKISVRAAESEEAFQYASRQLDEVIEAVEKILMLKPEEAHGIISSSTAANVSESENAETFLDEKTVDDQDENNRVAAIKDNEDTLPDRHQLKYVKKKSFKRKGFPSAQPPEPYTVTSVSSPQEACVSTEAPTPNPLLQGLYNFESNQEIQFMYHQQNPVTSHQDSPTILYQQSNFYSDQHDSPRQTPLLQVSSIDKFFLVSYKTCAVRIGDQNKTSENGILLETWNAMDLDIQHPQPSSFMLYDHRYRASDTSYVRSK; from the exons ATGATTAGGGATGGGGATGACTTGGTTAGCCCTCatgatgaggacatggatgcagGACTCCAGACATCAGATAGGTTAGACTTAAATCTGGATCAGGACAGTGTTGTGACTCAGATTACTGGAGCTCAATGCAGTCCCTCCTCCAAAGGTGATTCCATTACAGATGGGGTGCTGAAAATTGGTGCGGAGTTTGAATCAGATGAACATGCTTATAGTTTTTATAACAAGTATGCTAGATTGGTAGGTTTCAGTGTTCGAAAGGATTGGGTAAATAGGAGTAAGGTGCATGGTCTAGTGGTGTCTAGAAAGTTTACTTGCTCAAAGGAAGGATATCGAAGGAAAGACAAAAGAGATGCTAATGTGAAGAAGCACAGAAAAGAAACAAGAACTGGTTGTTTGGCACACATGATAATCACTCGTCAACCAAATGGTAAATATCGAGTTACACATTTTGAAGCAGAACATAACCATGACAATATAAACCCAAATAGTGGTCAAACACTATCATTTCAGAAGGAATTATGTGTTGCTGAAGCAGCAGAAGCTGACTTGCCAAGTAATTTGGGTACAGAGTCAAATTCCACCTTTGAATTAATGAACAGACGATTTGAAGTATTTGACTCTCTTGATTATATAGCCATGGATTTCGACAATTACCTACAATCTGAAAGGATAAGAGATATGAAAAGGGGAGAGGCAGGACGTTTACTACGTTATTTTCAGAGGCTGCACTTTGAGAACCCAACATTCTTTCATGCAATACAGGTTGATGTAGATGACAAGATAAGCAACATTTTTTGGGCTGACGATGCAATGGTAGTGGACTACGACCATTTTGGTGATGTTATTTGTTTGGACACTACTTACCTAACAAATAAGGTTATTCAGCCATTTGTACAGTTTATAGGGGTGAATCATCACAATCAAGCTATAATTTTTGCTGCTGCACTTTTATTTGATGACACTGTTGAATCGCTCAAGTGGCTTCTTAGAACCTTTCTAGAGGCAATGTCTAGAAAGAAGCCAAAAGTTATTGTCACTGATCAAGATGCGGCAATTGTTGAAGCAATTAAATCTGTCTTGCCAGAAACAAGCCATCGTATCTGTGTTTGGCAGATGTTCCAGAATGCTCTTAAGCACCTTAGCCAAGCATTGAAGGATACTGAACCTTTGTCCTGTGATTTTAGAAGTTGTATCTATGATCACAACGATGATGAGGATTTTGTTCATGCCTGGGAGGCTTTGCTGGATAAATATGGTCTTCAGCAAAATGAGTGGCTAAGATGGATGtttagagaaagagagaaatggAGCATTATATATGGCAAGAACTCATATTTTCTTGATGCCAAAGGCTTTCATGTGGCTGAAGCTTTACATAAGGACTTGAGAAGTAACTTGAACTCTGATCAAGATGCACTTCagttttttaaagtttttcaGAGGATGGTAGATAAGCAACGGCTAAAAGAAATACAGGCTAATGATGACATGACTAGATGCATGCCGAGGTTAATGGGGAATGTAGTTTTGCTGAAGCATGCAAGTGACATTTACACGCCAAGTGCATTTGAAATATTTCAGAGAGAATATGAGAAGTGTTTAAATTTTGTTGTTAGCCAGTGCAGTGAGAGTAGCCTTTTTCTCATATACAAAGTGAATAAATTTGGGCAAAGTCAAGAATATACTGTCACATTCAATCCTTCAGACGATGCAGTCAATTGCAGTTGTATGAAATTTGAAAATGTCGGGTTTCTGTGTAGCCATGCTCTGAAAGTACTTGATAACAGGAATATAAAGGTGGTTCCCTCCCAATACATATTGAAAAGATGGACAAAATATGCGAGGGTTGAAAATATGAGAGAAAGCAAAGAGTTCATTGCACAAGAAAACCCCAAGTCAGTCGCAGGTATCCGTTACAAAACCTTATGCCACAGAATGCTTAAGATATCAGTCAGAGCTGCTGAATCAGAGGAAGCATTTCAGTATGCTTCAAGACAACTCGATGAAGTGATTGAAGCAGTGGAGAAAATCTTGATGTTAAAACCTGAGGAGGCTCATGGCATCATCTCTAGCAGCACTGCTGCAAATGTTTCTGAAAGTGAAAATGCAGAGACTTTCTTGGATGAGAAAACAGTTGATGATCAGGATGAAAACAACAGAGTAGCAGCAATAAAAGACAATGAGGATACTCTCCCTGATAGGCACCAACTGaaatatgtgaaaaaaaaaagttttaagagAAAAGGATTTCCGAGTGCACAACCACCTGAACCATATACTGTTACCTCTGTTTCAAGTCCTCAAGAAGCATGTGTTTCAACAGAAGCCCCAACACCAAATCCTCTTCTGCAG GGCTTGTACAATTTCGAGTCTAATCAGGAGATTCAGTTTATGTATCACCAGCAGAATCCAGTCACAAGTCATCAAGATAGTCCTACTATTCTATATCAACAATCAAACTTTTACTCTGATCAGCATGATTCTCCTCGCCAAACTCCATTGCTTCAGGTATCTTCAATTGATAAATTCTTTCTCGTCTCATATAAAACATGTGCAGTCAGGATAGGTGATCAAAACAAGACTTCAGAAAATGGCATTTTGTTGGAAACTTGGAAT GCAATGGATCTCGATATCCAACATCCACAACCATCTTCATTCATGTTGTATGATCATAGATATAGAGCTTCAGACACATCGTATGTCCGATCGAAGTAA
- the LOC110617763 gene encoding protein FAR1-RELATED SEQUENCE 5 isoform X2: MIRDGDDLVSPHDEDMDAGLQTSDRLDLNLDQDSVVTQITGAQCSPSSKGDSITDGVLKIGAEFESDEHAYSFYNKYARLVGFSVRKDWVNRSKVHGLVVSRKFTCSKEGYRRKDKRDANVKKHRKETRTGCLAHMIITRQPNGKYRVTHFEAEHNHDNINPNSGQTLSFQKELCVAEAAEADLPSNLGTESNSTFELMNRRFEVFDSLDYIAMDFDNYLQSERIRDMKRGEAGRLLRYFQRLHFENPTFFHAIQVDVDDKISNIFWADDAMVVDYDHFGDVICLDTTYLTNKVIQPFVQFIGVNHHNQAIIFAAALLFDDTVESLKWLLRTFLEAMSRKKPKVIVTDQDAAIVEAIKSVLPETSHRICVWQMFQNALKHLSQALKDTEPLSCDFRSCIYDHNDDEDFVHAWEALLDKYGLQQNEWLRWMFREREKWSIIYGKNSYFLDAKGFHVAEALHKDLRSNLNSDQDALQFFKVFQRMVDKQRLKEIQANDDMTRCMPRLMGNVVLLKHASDIYTPSAFEIFQREYEKCLNFVVSQCSESSLFLIYKVNKFGQSQEYTVTFNPSDDAVNCSCMKFENVGFLCSHALKVLDNRNIKVVPSQYILKRWTKYARVENMRESKEFIAQENPKSVAGIRYKTLCHRMLKISVRAAESEEAFQYASRQLDEVIEAVEKILMLKPEEAHGIISSSTAANVSESENAETFLDEKTVDDQDENNRVAAIKDNEDTLPDRHQLKYVKKKSFKRKGFPSAQPPEPYTVTSVSSPQEACVSTEAPTPNPLLQGLYNFESNQEIQFMYHQQNPVTSHQDSPTILYQQSNFYSDQHDSPRQTPLLQAMDLDIQHPQPSSFMLYDHRYRASDTSYVRSK; the protein is encoded by the exons ATGATTAGGGATGGGGATGACTTGGTTAGCCCTCatgatgaggacatggatgcagGACTCCAGACATCAGATAGGTTAGACTTAAATCTGGATCAGGACAGTGTTGTGACTCAGATTACTGGAGCTCAATGCAGTCCCTCCTCCAAAGGTGATTCCATTACAGATGGGGTGCTGAAAATTGGTGCGGAGTTTGAATCAGATGAACATGCTTATAGTTTTTATAACAAGTATGCTAGATTGGTAGGTTTCAGTGTTCGAAAGGATTGGGTAAATAGGAGTAAGGTGCATGGTCTAGTGGTGTCTAGAAAGTTTACTTGCTCAAAGGAAGGATATCGAAGGAAAGACAAAAGAGATGCTAATGTGAAGAAGCACAGAAAAGAAACAAGAACTGGTTGTTTGGCACACATGATAATCACTCGTCAACCAAATGGTAAATATCGAGTTACACATTTTGAAGCAGAACATAACCATGACAATATAAACCCAAATAGTGGTCAAACACTATCATTTCAGAAGGAATTATGTGTTGCTGAAGCAGCAGAAGCTGACTTGCCAAGTAATTTGGGTACAGAGTCAAATTCCACCTTTGAATTAATGAACAGACGATTTGAAGTATTTGACTCTCTTGATTATATAGCCATGGATTTCGACAATTACCTACAATCTGAAAGGATAAGAGATATGAAAAGGGGAGAGGCAGGACGTTTACTACGTTATTTTCAGAGGCTGCACTTTGAGAACCCAACATTCTTTCATGCAATACAGGTTGATGTAGATGACAAGATAAGCAACATTTTTTGGGCTGACGATGCAATGGTAGTGGACTACGACCATTTTGGTGATGTTATTTGTTTGGACACTACTTACCTAACAAATAAGGTTATTCAGCCATTTGTACAGTTTATAGGGGTGAATCATCACAATCAAGCTATAATTTTTGCTGCTGCACTTTTATTTGATGACACTGTTGAATCGCTCAAGTGGCTTCTTAGAACCTTTCTAGAGGCAATGTCTAGAAAGAAGCCAAAAGTTATTGTCACTGATCAAGATGCGGCAATTGTTGAAGCAATTAAATCTGTCTTGCCAGAAACAAGCCATCGTATCTGTGTTTGGCAGATGTTCCAGAATGCTCTTAAGCACCTTAGCCAAGCATTGAAGGATACTGAACCTTTGTCCTGTGATTTTAGAAGTTGTATCTATGATCACAACGATGATGAGGATTTTGTTCATGCCTGGGAGGCTTTGCTGGATAAATATGGTCTTCAGCAAAATGAGTGGCTAAGATGGATGtttagagaaagagagaaatggAGCATTATATATGGCAAGAACTCATATTTTCTTGATGCCAAAGGCTTTCATGTGGCTGAAGCTTTACATAAGGACTTGAGAAGTAACTTGAACTCTGATCAAGATGCACTTCagttttttaaagtttttcaGAGGATGGTAGATAAGCAACGGCTAAAAGAAATACAGGCTAATGATGACATGACTAGATGCATGCCGAGGTTAATGGGGAATGTAGTTTTGCTGAAGCATGCAAGTGACATTTACACGCCAAGTGCATTTGAAATATTTCAGAGAGAATATGAGAAGTGTTTAAATTTTGTTGTTAGCCAGTGCAGTGAGAGTAGCCTTTTTCTCATATACAAAGTGAATAAATTTGGGCAAAGTCAAGAATATACTGTCACATTCAATCCTTCAGACGATGCAGTCAATTGCAGTTGTATGAAATTTGAAAATGTCGGGTTTCTGTGTAGCCATGCTCTGAAAGTACTTGATAACAGGAATATAAAGGTGGTTCCCTCCCAATACATATTGAAAAGATGGACAAAATATGCGAGGGTTGAAAATATGAGAGAAAGCAAAGAGTTCATTGCACAAGAAAACCCCAAGTCAGTCGCAGGTATCCGTTACAAAACCTTATGCCACAGAATGCTTAAGATATCAGTCAGAGCTGCTGAATCAGAGGAAGCATTTCAGTATGCTTCAAGACAACTCGATGAAGTGATTGAAGCAGTGGAGAAAATCTTGATGTTAAAACCTGAGGAGGCTCATGGCATCATCTCTAGCAGCACTGCTGCAAATGTTTCTGAAAGTGAAAATGCAGAGACTTTCTTGGATGAGAAAACAGTTGATGATCAGGATGAAAACAACAGAGTAGCAGCAATAAAAGACAATGAGGATACTCTCCCTGATAGGCACCAACTGaaatatgtgaaaaaaaaaagttttaagagAAAAGGATTTCCGAGTGCACAACCACCTGAACCATATACTGTTACCTCTGTTTCAAGTCCTCAAGAAGCATGTGTTTCAACAGAAGCCCCAACACCAAATCCTCTTCTGCAG GGCTTGTACAATTTCGAGTCTAATCAGGAGATTCAGTTTATGTATCACCAGCAGAATCCAGTCACAAGTCATCAAGATAGTCCTACTATTCTATATCAACAATCAAACTTTTACTCTGATCAGCATGATTCTCCTCGCCAAACTCCATTGCTTCAG GCAATGGATCTCGATATCCAACATCCACAACCATCTTCATTCATGTTGTATGATCATAGATATAGAGCTTCAGACACATCGTATGTCCGATCGAAGTAA
- the LOC110617539 gene encoding protein IQ-DOMAIN 23 yields MGFFRRLFGAKKSCPSPAKEKRRWSFARSSNTISSQFNKREVLSGPYDDNLDANKHAIAVAAATAAVAEAALAAAQAAAEVVRLTSVSGGGGRSTASGHVSGSNRRREEELAAIKIQSEFRGYLARRALRALKALVKLQALVRGHIVRKQTADMLRRMQTLVRVQARARASRTHVSESWHSTGKSSQSQHTVPAAPHKDRLLHEYGTKFDGPSILKRCGSNSNLREIRHVDEAKLGSNWLDRWMEESFWNNHGNIPMRNRHVDDEKSDKILEVDTWKPHMKSQQSIRTLQASQHVMASDHNNQFTSDLPSILSSKATYQMPTVSPGEVSSLNSLNFPLRKDEAVMRNVESNPYAFSPSSRPGSSGRRGPFTPTRSECSWGFFNGYSGYPNYMANTESFQAKVRSQSAPKQRLEFEKYGSSKRSVQGFHDADTMSERGFAPQINFRNKAYPASGRLNRVGGDVR; encoded by the exons ATGGGATTTTTCCGGCGACTTTTTGGCGCCAAAAAGTCCTGTCCTTCGCCTGCCAAGGAGAAGAGAAGGTGGAGCTTCGCTAGATCTTCTAATACGATTTCGTCTCAGTTCAACAAGCGTGAAGTTTTATCGGGTCCGTATGACGATAATTTGGATGCGAACAAGCACGCCATAGCCGTGGCAGCGGCCACAGCGGCTGTTGCCGAGGCGGCACTCGCGGCGGCTCAAGCAGCAGCAGAGGTTGTGAGATTGACTAGTGTTAGTGGTGGAGGTGGAAGAAGTACTGCCTCGGGTCACGTCAGTGGAAGTAATCGCCGGCGGGAGGAGGAACTCGCCGCGATCAAGATACAATCAGAGTTTCGTGGTTATCTG gcaAGAAGAGCACTAAGAGCATTGAAAGCACTAGTAAAGCTTCAAGCATTAGTGAGGGGCCATATTGTGAGGAAGCAAACAGCAGACATGCTCAGGCGAATGCAAACGTTGGTGAGAGTGCAGGCTCGAGCTCGTGCTAGCCGCACTCATGTGTCAGAATCATGGCATTCTACGGGCAAGTCTTCTCAATCACAGCATACT GTTCCTGCAGCTCCTCATAAGGATCGCCTTCTTCATGAATATGGCACTAAATTCGATGGGCCCTCCATCCTTAAG AGGTGTGGTTCAAATTCAAACCTGAGAGAGATTAGACATGTAGATGAAGCAAAACTAGGTTCAAATTGGTTAGATCGTTGGATGGAAGAAAGTTTCTGGAACAACCATGGGAACATCCCAATGAGAAATCGACATGTTGATGACGAAAAGAGTGACAAAATCCTTGAAGTGGATACTTGGAAGCCCCACATGAAATCCCAACAAAGTATCAGAACCTTGCAGGCCTCACAGCACGTTATGGCTTCAGATCATAACAATCAGTTTACATCTGACTTGCCATCAATATTGTCATCAAAAGCAACATATCAAATGCCAACGGTCTCTCCCGGAGAAGTTTCATCACTAAACTCTCTAAATTTCCCCCTCAGAAAAGATGAAGCAGTTATGAGGAACGTGGAGAGCAACCCCTATGCGTTCTCTCCGTCATCTAGACCTGGAAGTAGTGGTAGAAGAGGTCCTTTTACACCCACAAGGAGTGAGTGCTCGTGGGGCTTTTTTAATGGATACTCTGGTTACCCGAACTACATGGCCAACACGGAATCCTTTCAGGCTAAGGTTAGATCACAAAGTGCTCCAAAACAAAGGCTAGAGTTTGAAAAATATGGTTCAAGCAAAAGATCAGTCCAGGGGTTTCATGACGCAGACACTATGTCAGAAAGAGGCTTTGCTCCACAGATCAACTTTAGGAACAAAGCTTATCCTGCTTCTGGGCGCTTGAATAGAGTAGGGGGCGATGTAAGGTGA
- the LOC110616920 gene encoding 60S ribosomal protein L24, translated as MYRKQHKKDIAAETIKKRRRTTKRPYSRSIVGATLEVIQKRRTEKPEVRDAAREAALREIKERIKKTKDEKKAKKAEVIAKVQKTQGKGSLTKGAAPKGPKLGGGGGKR; from the exons ATGTACAGGAAGCAACATAAGAAG GATATTGCTGCTGAAACTATTAAGAAGAGACGTCGAACTACAAAAAGGCCTTACTCAAGGTCCATAGTTGGTGCTACTTTGGAAGTCATACAGAAGAGACGAACTGAGAAGCCTGAAGTACGTGATGCTGCAAGAGAGGCTGCACTCCG TGAAATTAAGGAGAGGATTAAGAAAACAAAGGATGAAAAGAAGGCCAAGAAGGCTGAGGTAATAGCGAAGGTACAAAAGACCCAGGGCAAAGGTAGCTTGACCAAAGGTGCTGCACCAAAGGGCCCCAAGCTTGGAGGTGGTGGAGGGAAGCGATGA